A stretch of DNA from Echeneis naucrates chromosome 3, fEcheNa1.1, whole genome shotgun sequence:
aaaaaatctaacttgGTTACTTACATTGGAAACCAATTCTTTTAGAGCTCTTGTAGTTACTCTAGACAGATTTTGTAGTTACCCAGCTACAACTGCCATGATCTAAAGTCTGTTAAACACAACTGAGAAGCTCCCTCCTCAGGCCAGGGTCACCACGAGTAGTCAGACAAGTCGTCACACACATGCTAATGATACACCCCTGTATatacaaatgtacaaaagaGATTTTGATTTTGCATTGTATTAAAGtgcataattaaaaaaatatacaatcaTGTTCTTAAAGCCATTTGAtagttttaacattttaacagttGGAATCCAATTTGATAATGGTATTTGATAGTGAATCATAGTGAGATTTCAGCCTGTCTATGATGTTACAGTGTGTAAATGCAGTATGATAGGTGAAGCCCAGTGATAGGAGATGACAGTGTACTGAATGTCATACTTGGGATTATGAAAGTGTTTCTAGTTTGATAAAAGGTACGCTGTGTGTAGGCTTTTTGTTGCAATGACTTCCATCAAAGTGTTTGAAGTATGTTAACTGACAGCAAGTGTGTTTTTGCACTATGTAAATACAGTACTGGTAAAGGTCTTGTAACTAATGTgaacaataacaaaatcaagcaaaaaaaaaaaaacaaaaaaaaaactaaactaaaaacgAAACGGTTCAATGAAGTGCTTTTTTCAGAGTGTTCCTCGTGTTTATATGGATATTTAAGACTGTCTCCTTCAGACTGTACATTACTATCAACATTGTTAAAGGCTGTTTCTCATAATCCTGTTATCACTCTTAACCTATATGAACTGATGATTAacatcattaaaatgtttaagtAAATCGTGTTACTGAAGCCTATTTTTCTGTTCAGTACACTGTGGTTCAGCAATATACACACAAATTACACTGCAGGGgagctgaaaggaaacaaaTCTTCATGCAGGTTTAGAATGATTGGATCATTGTACTCTGAGATCCAAAgagttaatttaatatttcctgttttggaCTCAAAGTGGGATCAGCTAAGCAATTTAATCAAGTAATACTGGTGTCCAGGAAAATATAACAATTTATCCTTTTCTATTtcattggcaaaaaaaaaaaaaaaaaaactcagatgaATTGGTTATGAAAATGACTTGAGGGCCTTGACTGCAGTTCTCTTGAACAACCACTAGGGTGGGACAAATCTGCTGTACATGGATTTATGGACTCGGAGCTTTTCTACTCTTTTAGTTATCACATCCATCTTATTCATACATGCTTACgcttttaaaaacatcaaattatgCGGTGTTATCAAAATTATTTCCTACTAAAAATTCCTGAAGTCAGAAATACTTTCATCAAGAAGATCTCGTCTTAGGTACGCGACTTTCATAAATTGTGCTGCGCcctgcctgatttttttttttgttgatgaaagTTAATCTCAAGAATCGGTGCTGTATGTAAAACACTAGCTGGCGTCTAAAACATTGCCTTGATTGCAATCaaacagaaatgcaaatgttttcagttaaaTCCCCTCTCTCGTGTGGTCATGCCGGTCATTTGAATATTACATGCATTAGATAGACCGTGGAATGTATTTTGTTGAGTAAATCAAGTAAGTCAATCTGAGCTACCACTACacatattaatttttttttttattttattttattttatttttgtaaattagGAGAAAGCATTTTTCTCCGAGGTCCAAGCGATGTTAGAAGAGAAGTTTAGAGCACTCATGGGAAGTGTTGGCTCAGGTtcagtgtgtaagtgtgtgtgtatgtgtgtgtgcgcgtacaGCATGAGTCACCCTACTCGCCTGTGATTGGATGGTAGTCTATGCGTGAGGGAGGGGGATAAAACCTTAGGGGCCGTCTGTCAATCTCGCCTCTGCTCCATTCACACGTTCATCTGCATGCACcgtcacagagagacagaggaagtgagCGAGAGCCTCTCATTCACAaaaaacgagagagagagagagagagagaaagttcaTTCATAAAAGCTGCACATTTCTGTGATGCCACAGAAGGAAAAGACAGAGTGGAGGAAAGTGAATGTGGAGGTGAAGCAGAGCTGGAAAGCTGGCAACTGCTTGAGAAAGTGTGTGGGTCAGTGGGATGGGACTGTCCTCAGCGTGACGAGAGCGGAGCAGACCGGACTTTAGACTACGGAGGACATGCAGGTCAGTGGGATCTCCGCACTTAACAGCTTACAGCAGGAGCACCCGGACAATCTCCAAAAGGATGAATGATTAGCGTTTCAAATTGATGCCCAGAATGCTTCTCATGTCTTGTCTTTTTCTACAGTATTCAGTCACTCCTCTGGATGTTGCGTTGAGTGTGTGTAATCTcagtcctttctttcttccttgcCTTCCCAGTGCTCCCAGTCCCAGTGCTGCCCTTCATCCAGTTCCCTGATCATGAGAGAACAAAGCTTGCCCAGGTTCAAATTCCAGACAGGACTCTTACCAGGTAGCGGGACTGTTGTATTCATTACAGACACACTCGGTGCCATGAAAATCACGGTGTTGCACATCTGACTGTGACTCTTCTACAGGCATGCTCAAGCGCACCAAATACAGCCGCCTGCGCAACGATTCCCTGACGTCTCTGGAGGATCGCACGTTGTCCCTGAAGGGGGAACTTCGCTTAGACTCAGATTTCGCCCAAATGGATCCTGGGACGTCCTCGCACCATGGGCTGTCCACCCTGAGGGACTTCATCCCCCGTGTGGCCAACATCCGATTACAAAGTCCAATTTCTCTGTGGGGCTTCGGGGGGCAGGGAGGCGCAGCTGGGGACAGAACCATTGATGGACCCACTGACAAACCATTGTCCAGAACAGAGTGCGGACCAGGACCCAATCAGAGACTTTGTAGCCAATCTTCCTTCAACTCACCGCAGCCGGCTGGGTGCTGCACAGGAAGACCCGTCACCCTGCACTGGATGGCCAGCCTCCCCTGGACGTCCTCTGCAGCACACAACTGCATGGAGTTGGGGGCAGTTCACCACGACATCAAGGTACCCATCAACACATCTGAGCCAATAACGGTGTGTGGACAGACTACAACCTACTACTAGTTTATAAATATAGGAATTTccttgcgtttttttttttactttgataaTTTGCCTAAAATCTGAATTGTGTTCAACCATTTCCTGAATGTAGATTGTGTGTCGGTGTGAAGCTTTTTCACCTCACACATTTTAAGCGATTGCAGGGGCCCACAGTTTAATTCATACCAGTGACAATACACTgacatgcacacgcgcacacacatttaaaaccacTTTCCCGTCTCCCTGTGCTCTATTCACACTACCACCCTCACTTTGATACAttcaccccctccctctcacatagagcttcctgtgtgtgtgtgtgtgtgtgtgtgtatggagtAGTGACTCATCCTGGCTCTCTGCTACTCTCTAGATCCGCTCCgtttgtccgtgtgtgtgtgtgcgtgtgtgtgtgtgtgtgtgtgtgtgtgtgtgtgtgtgtgtgtgtgtggtaacaGTAGATCCCATGCTGTCCTAGAACCGGAGATGTGTCCGCATGGGTGATTTGGAGCAGGGCATGTGAGCTGTCCACTGATGGAAATGGGAATGGACTATTTGATtgtgctcttaaaaaaaaaaagacacacacccacactctcCTTCCCATTCACCCAACCCACACATGTACTCACACACGTATTATGTCTGGTCTCCATCAGTGAACTTACTCATCCCATGTCCATCCTGTAAGGTCTGCACAGCTCAGGCttatggaaaaaagaaatgggacTTTCTACCATCATGagacaaaaatgtttgtgtggttgCATTAACAGCAAGTTAGCACTCTCCACATCTAGAAGAATGAAATTCATATCACAATGTCCAAAACAATTTCCTCAGTTTGGGTCCATTGTACAAACAACCAATGCTTCTTTGCAGTCAGACACAATCGCCTTTATACGAAGGTGGTAAAACAATTATGAGCTTATATGAACCAGTGATAAACTGTTGTAAATAAAACCTAAAAGTCTGAGCTCGAACCAATCCTAGCTGATGAGGAGTGAGGGTTGGGttcaccctgggcaggtcaccagtctatcaaAGGACTGATATTGAGACAAACAACAGCTCATTCTCACATCCACATcgacacaatttagagtcaccagtttacCTGATGTCCACGCACTTGGACTGTAGGGGGAAGCTGGTGGAAGCCCCCCCCTCAACAGGCTCAATCTACAGTGCCAAGCATTGCACCTCCCGTGCTACCTCAACTAGTTCACCATCCAGGTCAAAGTTTGATAGCCtgtgaaacaaatcaaaatctaCCTGATGGACTGGTAGCAAACTTGGCACAGATAATCATGTTTCCCACACAATGAAACCTTATGGCGCAGTTGATTCCTTGACTTTCATCTCGCACCCTCATTAGGTGTGAAAATCCTCATATTGTTGTTGCAATGAAATGTGGTCATTTGGACATATATGCACTTTGAATTACCAACTGTGATTGACATGCTAATAGGCTAAACTAATAAGCTTTCTGGACAGATGCATAGTTGGCGGTCATCTGTGCAGTGGTAGTGTCAGACCAAAAACCAAGTGGAATAGTTTGTACAACACTTATGGCACAAAAAGGGTGCAATGACAAGTCCAACAAAGCAGCTCTCTGCTACGTTGCAGATCAGACAAATGTAAATGATCATCAGTAATTTTCCAACCTCTTTTCTCAAGTagtggaacaaaagaaaagaaataaggaAATGCTCTGAGATGCATAAAATTaagtgtctgcctgtctcttgAATATGAAATTATGGCTGATACAATGTCTGCCCTCTGCAGGGAGACACAGTTTGGCTGGACTTCCAATCTATGCTATAATGTACGTTGTGTATAGGTCGCACAGCTGCAGCCACCTTGTTGTCTGTGAATCGTTGTATTTGTGCCTTTGTGGATTCCAAGTTTGAGGTTGTAGCATCAGTCTTATCTGAGCTGCATACTGGGAAGTAGAGAGGACCAAAATCTTAACCCTGTGGAACGCCTCTGGTATTTGAAACATACcatcactgaaaaacaaaaactctacACATGAATCTGATAAAAACAGAGTTGTTTCAGCCTTCTAATCAGTACAGTGCAGTGCAGTTTGCTGGTTTATTGCCTCTTTATCCCAACAAAGCTATTTCGAAAAGTCTATCAACACTTCTACTCTACTACAGCTGAATTCAATCAAGTTTTATTTCCCCACCCAATTTTACCagttcaaagaaaaaatgttaatCAGAGAAAACCAGCGTAGAATGAGAGCTATATgctaaattaattaaaaagacaacaaggaAACTTTATGACTTAAtatgttttttccctttcctttttaatgtttttagtGTGTTTGATGAATGTTGCCATTCTATTGAGGACACTTAAATAGAGGACTGTTGTCTTGCTCTGTCTTTCAGTACATGGGCAGTGTAGAGGTGATCCAGTCCATGAGGACCCTCGACTTTGATACTCGAATTCAAGTCACAAGGTAAGAGGGACTtacacaggcgcacacacacacacatacataactaaatatgcaaatatatatGAAGGAGCTGCTAATGACTGAAATTGCATAAAAAGGggaaattgaattaaatgtatTCAGCTCCATAATGCTTAATAAACCAGGTTTTTTTATCGTCATCTTTTGAGATTGGTTTCCAAGTGTAGGATACCAAAACACTGATCTACACAGAAGCCTCTGTTCACAACTGAAGCTGAATGGTGGGGTAGAAAATCGAATTAGATTAATTTCCTCCAAATCATATCTTaacagagagcaggagggtTAGAGAGGTTAGAGAGGCTTAAATCCATCACATGAAAAGAAGAGCCTTTCCTGGAAAAAGCCTTGTGCTCGGGCAGGATCTTGCTtctctgtgtgcgtttgtgtctgCTCTGACCTCTCTGACCTGATACTAATCAACCCTGTGAAGCCAATATACCAGTGAAGCGCAGAAAGATCTGTGTTTTAATGAGGGGATGTTTCAAGTCACAgatgtttaaaattttctttaattattagTTCAGGCATTTTTTTGTTAATCTAATTCTGTCTTCTCAGCAGTTATGCTTCATCTGATGAGGAAAGGGCTTATTAATTCACCTTTTACAAAAGATTTCTGACTTGGGAAGTAGCATCAGATAGTCTTGTGGTATTTTAAGTCACTGAGCAcgtttttttatgttacagtaAGCTGTAAATTTGTTTACAGAAGACTTCCTTAATGTACTGTAGAGTCTTTCCTATTATACTCTCACATGCAAGTCACATGTTATGGGGACACActttgtttaatgtgtttgtgcatttgatCATTCATAAgtaaatgaatgtaaaacaaatgtgtgcgtctgtgtgtctgcttgctTTTATGTGCAGAGAGGCAATAAGTAGACTTTGTGAAAAGACATCAGACAAGACAAAAGTGAAAACCAAAAGGGtatggtacacacacacacacacacacacacacacacacacacacacacacacacacacacactcttgctctctctctctcaaacttAAATctcaacacaaacatgacaggACTAAACATGACTTGTATCTtcatcagtctgtgtgtaaGGGGCGCTCTGCTATTTTGGGTCAAATCAACCTACGATTCTCTGGGAGCAGGATcgttctgtctgtctccacgGACAGTTTGACTCTCATTACTGCCTCTTCATTACAGGTGACAACTTTTTCTGAACCACAtcattatataattatataacaGAACTATCACACTGCCTAATATTTAAGACATGGAGTGAaacctgttttcatttactttttcttcctctcttcactTCCTCAGAAGATTGCGCACCACCCCATGCAGGCCATTTCATTTGCCTCCAGAGGAGACCCGGTATGTTAACATTCTCAAAAGACAGATTTTCCATTAACACGTTTATGGTTAAACAGGGGGAGTGAATGTTACGGTTGGGTATTATTCAAACATGTTTCTATATAGATACCAATACCTTGACTTTGGTACCAGCTCTGGAATTTTTCGATACCAATTCGATTAAATCAGTATTAATAAGATATAAGGTTTTACTTTTCAGCTCCTTGACATTTTTACATAATATCAAGacataaaactttaaataaactgaaattcaACTGGCTGCTACTAGCTACTGCAGTGCCAACAAAAAATAGAAGCACAAAGAATGCAAAAGATTTTCAGTCCAAAATCAAGCCAGCATATAGGCTCACTGCTTAAAACTTTTACATCGCTCAGCAGttcttataaaaaaaataaaaatcaacaggTCTGCTTGTTCAGGTAACAGATATGATGTTGCTGGCTTGACAGTGTCAGCATCAGTGGAAACCGTATATTAGAGCTGACACTGAATTTGCTTTTAACAGTCACTCTCGTGCATCTTCACGGTCAGCTCTTAGCAGCATTagtggagtttttttttatagttttttaatATACGTTTATTAGTTGAACAAGCAGAATAATGTCCTTGTTGTTTCAGTCATTTCCTTTATGCACAATTCCATAACGACCATGAGTTATAAATAGATTGACTATTTTCAGCTAGCTCTTTCTCAGGACTTTGAATTATGCACATGAAACAAATAATGCCTTCTTTTGAAAACCATACACATCAGCATGCACTCACATGATCTTTATACctcttcatgtttgtttcaAAGTGATAACTCTTATTGATTTCCCTCCCCTTCCCTTCAGGCCAACATTATTTCCATATgacaaaatctgtttttctcattctgCATCAAAAACGTCCATGCCTAAAGGTCTGTTATGAGTAGGGAGGGGGTGGAGTGGGGTGGAGGGATAATCAATTcgtctctgtcactgtctgaaCAGCCATTTCAGTTATTAGCAGTTGTTTATGTCAAGCCTGAGTCCATTAAATTCACTGTTTCAACTCAACAAACAGTTTTTGAGCTCCTATTTCATTGCTATTTTGTCACCATGAGGTTTCACTGTCTTGAGAAAGAACAGGATGGTTCAGGGGAACCACGCCGGTGAAGCTGTGGTTGGGATTATAGCTTGTTGTTAAATGAATTGGCTAAAATAATCTTGTGCTCTAAGCCTTTCTTCATTGGCTTGGACACATAGAAGATAGCAGGGGAATTAAAATCCATCTGCCATAGCGACTTTGACTCTGCTCTTGTATTAGAGTCACTGATAAGGACTAAATTAATTAGAAGGACAATACACATTAATGACCATTATTGAAaattgctgctgtgttttcaatgattaaatgttaaaaaaaaaaaataaaaaaaaaaaatcctgcactGTCAGGAGATCGAATAGTGACCATATACACAGAcgtgtaaaaaaataaagaggatatcttaaaaatgactccaagtaaggttttgaaaaaattgcttttaaaaattAGAGGCTGGAAATGTTGCTAAATTCACCGCTAACTAAACTCTGCTGTTTGAGCTTTATTCAGTCTGGTATGAACAGTAGCTTACAGGGGCTAACTCTAGACAGCTAATGGTTAATTCTCTAACGTTCAGATTCATTTGTGCTACTCTTAAACTATGTAAATAATATGTACATATTAACATAATCAATATCGCATCAATTTATTTTACAGGACATGGCGGATTACATCGCTTATGTTGCCAAGGACCTCACAAATCACAGAGGTAAGGGGCAGGTTTGTGCCCTTCGCAGCTCAGCTTTCTGACACAGTATTTTACTGTTCTTACTGACTGGAGAAcatcccctcccctctctggcTCTCAGCGTGTCACATCCTGGAGTGTCCTCAGGGTCGGGCCTGCGAGGTTATCAGCAGCATCGGTCAGGCCTTTGAGACTAGCTTCCACCAGCTTCTCAGCCACTGGCCATCGCTGCTCTCCTCCAATCCCAGGTTTTCCTTCTATCTTACTGGTGTGACACAGCACAACAAATTGCCCAGCCGGCTGTTGTCTCTCCCACCTGATCAGAGTTACAGTTTAATAGTGTCTTACACGATGTTGGTCAGTAATTCATTTCACTGGCTTTTAAAATGGTATAAATCTGTCAAATCTAACTATCTGATCAGCCAAAAATTAAACTACaagttttgtagttttaatgATTTAGACGATGTCTTTCACCatgcaaaatgttattttgacaGGCTGAACCAATtaccaaaaagtaaaaaaaaaaaaaaagtttgagtaATATAcctgttgtatgtgtgtgttattttctgtttgtttgaatgcctgtgttttttctgcacATATGTGCATGTTTTATATGAGCTAGCTCCTCATCAGCGGAGGCAGTGGGGTTAACATCATGTCACGTTCTTGGTTGCAGGTCAGCAGTGAGAATCTGTCCCAACTGGAGGCAACAGGAGACAATCACAGAGCAGAACGCCAAGCAAGAAGCAGAGAACAGTGCACACTGTAACTACTACAATGTGATTCCAGGAAAGACGCCACCTCCAGGTGGAACAGAGGACCTACGAATCACAAGGGAGACCAAACTGGATGCCCACACAC
This window harbors:
- the LOC115041353 gene encoding SHC-transforming protein 1-like isoform X2, yielding MDPGTSSHHGLSTLRDFIPRVANIRLQSPISLWGFGGQGGAAGDRTIDGPTDKPLSRTECGPGPNQRLCSQSSFNSPQPAGCCTGRPVTLHWMASLPWTSSAAHNCMELGAVHHDIKYMGSVEVIQSMRTLDFDTRIQVTREAISRLCEKTSDKTKVKTKRSVCKGRSAILGQINLRFSGSRIVLSVSTDSLTLITASSLQKIAHHPMQAISFASRGDPDMADYIAYVAKDLTNHRACHILECPQGRACEVISSIGQAFETSFHQLLSHWPSLLSSNPRSAVRICPNWRQQETITEQNAKQEAENSAHCNYYNVIPGKTPPPGGTEDLRITRETKLDAHTQDPWSRPVSLFKNCSITEETPAPPADSGGSEVSPEQCTPLSESPDRDLIQEEGWFHGRKKASRVTSHLQWRFSGQREQLCLRSVCTQWYGGRQRAASTSGRSPRTGTDPGSGVCEHWPPGAFPHGEPDTDHFWKQ
- the LOC115041353 gene encoding SHC-transforming protein 1-like isoform X1; this encodes MQCSQSQCCPSSSSLIMREQSLPRFKFQTGLLPGMLKRTKYSRLRNDSLTSLEDRTLSLKGELRLDSDFAQMDPGTSSHHGLSTLRDFIPRVANIRLQSPISLWGFGGQGGAAGDRTIDGPTDKPLSRTECGPGPNQRLCSQSSFNSPQPAGCCTGRPVTLHWMASLPWTSSAAHNCMELGAVHHDIKYMGSVEVIQSMRTLDFDTRIQVTREAISRLCEKTSDKTKVKTKRSVCKGRSAILGQINLRFSGSRIVLSVSTDSLTLITASSLQKIAHHPMQAISFASRGDPDMADYIAYVAKDLTNHRACHILECPQGRACEVISSIGQAFETSFHQLLSHWPSLLSSNPRSAVRICPNWRQQETITEQNAKQEAENSAHCNYYNVIPGKTPPPGGTEDLRITRETKLDAHTQVVRDPWSRPVSLFKNCSITEETPAPPADSGGSEVSPEQCTPLSESPDRDLIQEEGWFHGRLGRKQAESLLTCSGDFLVRESSSACGQYVLSGMEGGNVQHLLLVDPHGQVRTRDQVFVSIGHLVRFHMENQIPIISGSSELHLKQPILQRH
- the LOC115041353 gene encoding SHC-transforming protein 1-like isoform X3 — encoded protein: MDPGTSSHHGLSTLRDFIPRVANIRLQSPISLWGFGGQGGAAGDRTIDGPTDKPLSRTECGPGPNQRLCSQSSFNSPQPAGCCTGRPVTLHWMASLPWTSSAAHNCMELGAVHHDIKYMGSVEVIQSMRTLDFDTRIQVTREAISRLCEKTSDKTKVKTKRSVCKGRSAILGQINLRFSGSRIVLSVSTDSLTLITASSLQKIAHHPMQAISFASRGDPDMADYIAYVAKDLTNHRACHILECPQGRACEVISSIGQAFETSFHQLLSHWPSLLSSNPRSAVRICPNWRQQETITEQNAKQEAENSAHCNYYNVIPGKTPPPGGTEDLRITRETKLDAHTQDPWSRPVSLFKNCSITEETPAPPAESPDRDLIQEEGWFHGRKKASRVTSHLQWRFSGQREQLCLRSVCTQWYGGRQRAASTSGRSPRTGTDPGSGVCEHWPPGAFPHGEPDTDHFWKQ